The genomic window ttctttttctgtgaACTTATTTCTCACTTGtagcttagtgtcatgtgttgtagcagCTTCTTACCTTGTTTTCACTCATCACATATTCACCACAGACACTTGACccacaattcttcttaagacattgaTGCCTAGCACCtatttgggttactaaatgccttgtaactaggttgctcttgataatggactttaggttgataatcccgggttagttaacccaagttaccaagtgttaaagcactctATAGAACCTagtcatccaagcagatcctagtacaaagacaccacatgcATATGTCTTAAGGTCCAAACTATTGGTGTCTAACCTTGttctttgtttcttctatttttgttgccacttttggcttttctttttcttttttttatttgtttttctttcttccaaGGATTTCTATTTGCTAAGATTCATAGATAGCAGCTAAATTCACACTAAATAGGGACACTCTACCCTTTTATTCATTATTAGTGAGCTGGCTACACCATTagacatacataccaccactcaatctttattttattccttaCCAAATGGAACTGATTCATTTctgttcaaacatttcttttattttaattaaaacaaGGGAACAAGCATACATTCAAGCAAGTGAAATTCACCCAAACACTTAGACTAAAcacttattttgaaaattaagaacaaCAGAAGACAAAATGCAGACTACTTAAAAGTAAAATGAAAACATATTATTTCTTATTGATAGCCAAAGAGCAACACCACCTTTCAATCCTTTGGTTGCTTTCCTTTATTCTTGGCATCTTGCTTCTTcttgcttcttctttctttcaacTGTTCTTCAGTCCCAAATCTCTCCTCATTCTACAGTCCAGTATCCACCAAGTGTTGCTTCATTCTTTTCTGATTGCTTTTTGCTTTAACCAGGTGTACCTCCTGCAGTTCAGTGCATTCTTCATATGAtttgatttctctatttaatAGTGGCATGTTGCGGGTTATATAGTCTAGTCTTGCTTAAGTGTTTAAATCATATTCCACTATGTCCTTATTCCAGGCCTCCCCATCTGTATGATAAAGATCCTTCCATTGCATAAGGTCTTGGAGATACTCCTCAAGCTGATCTTGTCATTCAGATATTTTACTGAAAGACTCCTGGAATTGATTTGATTGCTCCCTGTGCTGCTCCAATAGTTTTACTTGGAAATCTTCTTAAGCTCTCATATATTGCTCATGCTGAGCCCTCAAATATTTCTGGGACATTTCTGTAATGGCATATTGAATATGGCTTAAATCCATGGTGGTTTGAGATGTGATTTGTggctcttcttcttgttcttctcctTGTGGTTCTTCCTGTTGTTCCTCTTCTTGTGGTTCTTCTCTTCCTTCCCTTCTTTGTGGTCTCCTCCGTGGCCGGGCAACTGTAACATTCATCATCGTTTCCAAGGTCATTGGCATGCCTGGATTCAGCGAAATTAGATTTTTATCCTCTAATGGTACCCTGGCTTTTATGCATAACCGCATGATGGTGCTTGGGTATTGAAGCCAGGATTCAGCTGAACTTTCTTCAGAGTTCTTTTGAATGTCCTTTACAATGATTTCATAGAATTTTATATCCCCTCCTACCATAATGCAATGCAGCATGATACCTTTCTTTGTTGACTTCTGATGTGTTAACAGTGCCCAAAATTGATCTTCTTATAACTTCATACCACCCTTTTGCTTTAGGGGCGAGATCCTTCCTTCTCAGATGTTGGTGTCTTCCAGAAGCATCCCTCTTCCAAGCAGTATTAATCACACAGATATCACTAGAAATTTTATCATAATCTGGATTACCATTTATTCTCTCCTCATAACCAAGCTCATCAAAATATGCTGCCCTTAGGCCCAGAACCTTCATGATGCTCTTCGGGCTAAAATCAACCTCCACACCCCTTACATAGCTTTTGTAAGTAGTGGGAATTGTTGTGTTCATCCTTGTTGtattagcataaaactccctTAAAATGTTGGCATTGATCCTGGTGATCGGGTTAGTGAGTGCCTCCCACTTCCtttttcttatcttctctcttATTTCTGGGCATTAACCTTCGGGCAGCTAGAAAGGGATTTCTGGCAATATTCCCTTGGAGTTCATCCATATATATTgtatttctttccctttttttcctTTGTCGCCTGATGAAGATGCCATGGTTATCTTAGTATTTGATAGAGTAAAGGTAGAGAAGTAGTAATGAAGATTAGCTAGTGTAGTGCAATTTGAGATGAAAAGATGGTTTGAGAGTGAAGTGAGGTTATGAACTCAATGAGACAAGAAGGGTTTGAAGCATAAGGAAGCACGGTTGTGACTTTGAACCTTAAGGACACAAGACTAACTTTATGAGTGCAGGAAGGTTAAAGTTGGAGCTATGAGACACGGTCCAGGTGAAAGCTATATATAGCAATTATGGATGAAGTTTGGACAGTTAGGGTGCTTTGTGAATGGGTAAGGATGAGTGGTATGCATGTAAAGTTGAATGAGGACAAAATTTGCCTTTTCCTTGGGCATGTGGCTCAGTCATTTAGGTGTGGTGCACCTCCCAAGTAGTGTGCAGATTTATATTCCCCAAGGAATATATTCCAAGCCATGGGACCCACTTCTTGTCTTCATATTGACCGTGCCCTTCATTAACTTTTCTCTTTCATCCCTTTATTCCTCTGCATGCCTATCCATcacaaaaaggaaagaaatatGAATAAAAAAGGTGGCAGCAAACACATGACCTGctgtaattaaatttaaaactaaaGAGTTGACTAGTGTGCCTCATGGGTGTTCAATCAGCCATGACTCCATGTGTGCATTTCTATTcttggtggacaccaaacttaatgtttggcaaTGTGGTTCAAAGGATTATTTCCACCAAGTGATGTCTTTGAAATCTTACAACATTCTTGTCACCTTTGATTAAATCATTATGAGAAACACTTTGTTTCTGAATTTAAActtgaactaaaaataaaatgtaaaaccTAGTTGCACTTCATGAATTCAAGACTTAAATCAAATTTGACTCTCATCACTTGTGTtcttagtatatatagaacaccaaacttaaggtttggctatatactccAAGAAAACAATTAGGCATATATCAAGAGGGCTATATGATCATTACTATTTGAAAAACATTTTAGGGTGCctgtaggcacaccaaacttagagatggATCACATGCTTCAAGATATCCTATTCAAGTGTTCACTTTGTCTCTGAAAGCTTGAATCCATCTTAGTAAACTAGTGATTATTCATATCAAAGCAGTGAAAGCAATAAACTAAAGCATGgattgcctcccatggagcgcttctttagcgtcattagcttgatggtcggTCTCTGTCAGGGTGGATTGTAGTGCCTCATGTCCTCTCTTCGCACAGTGAAGCTTTCACCACTTGATTCCTTGATGATTTATAAATGTTCCAAGGAAAGGACCTTTCTGATTGTGAATACTTGAGGTAACTGAGATGGAAGGCTTGGAAGCTGGGGTGGGATTGGTGGATGGTGTATTGATATCACCTTGTCTCCAGGGGAAAAACCTTTTGTAggaatcttcttgtttctccatctcCTTGGAAATTTCTTCACaactattttctcttcttcttgcagTGCTCCAGTGACTCTTGTGTTAGGGAAGTCCTTGTTAGCTGCTCTTTCTGATTCTTGTGGCTTCAACTCTTTCTTGAACTCCCTTGGTTGCTGTATCTCTTGAAATTCTTGCTTGTTCACTAAGGATTATTTCAGGGGCTCTGCTTCCGGTTCACTGTTGCTTTCCTCGAAGCACATGTTGCTGTGATCATCCTTCGGCTCTTTAGATTCTGGCTCAGATTCAGATGTAGGTTTGAAAACATGGAAGGTGAgatgttcatcatgtattctcaggattaactctccttgttccacatctatgagtgctctagcaatggctagaaatggtctccccaGAATAATGGGATGGAGGTAACTTTCTTCCATGTCTAGAataacaaagtcagtggggaggaAGTAATTTCCCACTTTGACCAATACATTCTCGACTACTCCTTCATCTTGCTTCTACGTCTTATCAGCCAATTGGATGAATACATCTGTGGATCTCAGTTCATTGATTTGCAACCTCTTCATGAGAgatagaggcatcacatttatgctagctcctagatcacagaatCCTCTGTTAATTCTTGtatctcctatggcacaggggatatgAAAGCTCCCCGGATCTTTTTTCTTCAGAGGTAAGTCCTTCTTGatgagggcactacattccttgttcatcatcaCTGTTTGTCCCCCTTTCAAGGTTCCTTTCTTGGTCAGCAACTCTTTCACGCACTTGATGTATGTAGGCATCTGTTGGAGGGTTTTGATAAAGGGAATGTTGAcactgagagatgcaaacatgacTAGGAATCTTAAGTATGAATTTTCTTTCTCACCTCCCATGAGTCTCTGGGGAAATGGTGCCCTTGGCACATAAGGTTTTAGCATTTCCTTCCTTGTTGGTTCTTTCCTCTGTACAGATCCATTTCCTTGTTCTTTTTTCTCCAAGTTGCCCTGGGAACTTCCTTGGCTGTGCTCTGTTGGCTTGCTGGTATCTTCTTCCAGGATTTCTTCATTTGCAAGAGTAACTGCCTTACACTCTTCCCATCTCACCTTCTTCATTTTCCCTCTTGGATTTTTCTCATTGTCACTTGGAAAACTATCAGTGGACTTCGAAATCTGCTGTGAAAGATGCCCTACTTGAGATTCGAGGTTCTTAATAATCTCTCCTCGGCTTTTCATACTACCTCTCACTTTTTCCTTGAAATTCATGTTGTCTTGGACTTCCTTGCAAAGGTTGGTGAGCATAGCTTTGATCCTGGATAGTTTATCTTCAGATGGTGGATTGGGAATTAGATGTTGAGACTGATTGGCTTGGGCTTGGTATGGTGGCTAAGAAGAATTATTGTATGGATGCTGATATGATCCTGGATTGGATTGTTGGTAGGTGTACTGGTTGGGATTATGAGGtttctgatcttggccttggttttgttggtttcctatgacaggtaggagaggagGGACATCAACTCCTCCATATACCGAACCGGAAAGGACCCTTCATAGActtagaagggaagcaagagggaagagagtagtGGGAGAAGAGGAATCTGAAGGAGAATCTGAggacaattttgaggaagctttagatctcaacatggatagagaagctcacaaccatgagAGAGCTGATGGAAACGATGCCATCCGTGAGAGGAGGGTTCTTAGTTCATACATAAACCCAACCTCTGGGAATTGTGGTAGTAGCATCCAGAAACCACCCATTCaggccaacaattttgagctcaagCCACAGCTAATATCACTTGTAGAGAATCATTGTTCCTTTGGAGGAAGTGCTAATgaagacccaaaccaacatctcacaaaattcctgagaatttgtgacgtgttcgacacctccagggcCACCATTCTaagcttccacgtttaacctccagtttgacctcaaactggaggttaaacgtgctCGACCTCCAGTATGCCTCCACCcttttccacgtttaacctccagtttaacctcaaactggaggttaaacgtgttcgacctccagggctgcctttcctttgcttgaggaagagataaacatgttttgattcggagatctcaatatctcctataacccaatgaattccccaattctgatttccactttctctttacgtTCTGCtactcaattcatgcaatcacccccattcccttttaatttcagcaatttagtttctgctctttaattcatgcaatttaagattccgcaatttcaatttcttgtcatttacttttcccgccacttttacattccgcaatactCATCTCAATCtcgattccgctcaactagaacacacttctaatccgaattgctcactcaaccaatccttgtgggattcgacctcactctattgtgagtttttacttgacgataaccggtgcacttgccggaaggaattttgccgatcgtgcaatttcctaaatcgtagcataactagtttatgtgcatcacccaacccaaagtttgggtggtttctccaactATGGTTATAGGTTTTAGAATATAGATCATGAGCTTGCCTAGATGAATTTCCAAGGTAATTGGCTTCCTCCCAGTTATCTCCTTCCTCTGTGTCTAACTCTtcttgaggtgatggttgggtaTGGATGATTGCAACCTGAGTCTTCTCCATTCGCTTGGTCAATTCAGCtagttgcttggtgatcatcttattcTGGGCCAGGATTACATCCATATGGTTTAATTCCATGACTtccctcactacaagaaaaaaggcctatcggcacccttttttcttgccacgctttaaaaacatGCCCAAAAGTGGTCTATAGGCATGCTTTTGCGAGGGTGGCCAttgatttgtgatttggccacgcttttttttgagGGGCACGCTTTTTCAAGGGTGGCCACTTATTtgaaatttggccacgctttcttactgccacgcttgaaaagcgtaccCATAGAGAGAAATCAGCACGCTTTTACGAGAGTGCCCACTGATTTGATATTTCGCCACGCTTTGtttttgccacgcttaaaaagcaTGGCCATAGAAAGAAACCGGTACGCTTAAAAAGCATGGCTATACCTTGTCTATTTTGGCACCGTGAAAAAATGTGCCAATAAAGCTCCCTCCTCAAAAATTTAGTTTCCCACCtattttcccacacttaacctTTTTTTTTCTAAGTTATCAAATTTTACTAACCAACAACACACACTACTAACTTACACACTAACTAAAACAATGAAACCCTAAAAATTCATCTTCTCGCTCGAACCCTAAAAGCTAAGGCGCCGTCAGCTTCATCGTCGCGATCGAACCTAGCCCTGGTCGCCTGTCTCTGTCGCGGTGCTGCTCGCCTCATCTTCTCGAACCCAGCCCTGGTCGTGGTGCTCCTCGCCTGTCTCTGTCGCGGTGCTCCTCGCCACATCTTCTAGAACCCAGCCCTAGTCGTGGTGCTCCTCGCCTGTCTCTGTCGCGGTACTGCTCGCCTCATCTTCTCGAACCCTGCCCTGGTTGTGGTGCTCCTCGCCTGTCTCTGTTGCGGTGCTCCTCGCCTGTCTCTGTCGCGGTGCTGCTCGCCTCATCTTCTCGAACCCAGCCCTGGTCGTGGTGCTCCTCGCCTCTCTCTGTCGCGGTTCTGCTCAGCCTCGTCTTCTCGAACCCAGCCCTGGTTGTGGTCCTGCTCGCTTCCCTCTGTCGCGGTTCTGCTCAGCCTCATCTTCTCGAACCCAGCCCTGGTCGTGGTGCTGCTCGCCTCTCTCTGTGTCATGGTTCTGCTCAGCCTCATCTTCTCCAACCCAGCCCTGGTCGTGGTGCTGCTCGCCTCTCTCTGTGTCGCAGTTCTGCTCGCCTCTCATCCCACATCTGGCATCAAGGTTTGTTTTTTCTAACTTTATCGATTTTGTTTACTTGCGATTATGCTTGGTGCGTTCTTTCAATGTTAATTCTCTGCTTATTATTCCATTGCGGATCATTTTCTATTACTTTCTGGATGGTGATTGGTCATTGGGGCTGCATTATTGCTTTTACTTTAGGAGTTTAGAATTGTATGGAAAAGAAAACTGCTCTTACATCTACCTGAGATagtaattttgattttcaaactTAAACATCTCTGGAAAGCATTTGGCATTTAACCTGTTCATGATGAGTATAGCTTTTCTCATAGGAGCAATGATGAGCATGGTGGTTTTCTGTTCTTCATGCCTGATATCCtactttaatttgatctttcctgtaataaattttaaggcaaaattgCACATTTTTATTGGGGTGTTTGAAGGGTATTTTTTGCTTGTATTGTTATATAGAACAAGGAAGATACATTACAATTCTGAGATAAATTGAAGCTCCTAAGTATGCACTATGGAtctattgatttttttatttttgttaacaaatacacatatcatgtCATGTGCTTACTAAATTCTAACTGTGAATTCtaactcttttctctctttttttcttctacAGTATCCTCCTTGTTACAAGGACATCAGTTTCTGGATCAATGAATCATTTACTGAAACCAATCTGTGTGAACTTGTTAAAGGAATTGCTGGGGATCTTGTAGAAGAGGTAATTCTTTGAAAGTTCTAGTAAATCTTTTCTCTTGCATTTAAATGTATGTGAATTATCAATGTTGCTGTTTCCTGAATGTTCAATGGATTGAAAATATATCTGGGCTTATCTGATCTGAGATTGAAAATTGGGGTTATGAAGAGATCTTGTGCAAAGCAAATTAAATGTTGTGTTAAGATGAGCTCTGAAACATCTTAACATTTAATTAGAGGATTTAAATTGACTGAATACAGGTTATGAAAATTATGAATACAGGTTATGAAAACTCAAACGATGCTTTATTATATGACTATGGAGGATTTAAATTTTATGGTGTGTGGtatttatattttactttttttgcaGATGGACACAGAGTGTTGTTAGAAGCTATTGGGTATATCAGATTCCTTTAGAGTCAAATCGAGGTCATTTATGTTCCTTGAATTCTCACATATTTGTACCATACATACACATTCCTTTACTAATAATCAATTTTCCCAAACAACTATGATGAGTCAgtgatgtgtgtgtgtgtgtgtgtgtgtgtgtagcaTGCTGTTAAAGGTtcactttacttttttttttcaacaacacaccctttattatttattatttattgaaGTTCTAAAACTATATTaaactatttattttttattaaaaaaattcctTGGATATTATTTCAGGCCGTTAATTTATGTGTGAGAATgtatattaattaattagaaattgATGAGTAATTATGTGGTAGTAATTGAGTGATGATTGTAATTATCTAATGTAATTAGGTTCATCAGGGAGAGAAAATTTGTTTATTCCCTGAAGACCCCGGTCAGATATGCTTTTTACATTGGATCCATTAAATCTTTTAAGGGTTTTGGTGATTTTGAATGTAGAAATTTAAAGAATTACCTTACATTATATggttaaataaagaaaagcatATAATTAAAGAGAAATATTGTATCAAAAGTGACTTTTATCTGatgtaatattattttaattaaactaaTGGCTTCCTTTACTACTTTACTAATTGCAAAAAGTTGAACATGGTTTAATACATTttcattttagtttgttttaCTTTTTGGTTATGTAGCTACTGCATGAAAACTACTTGAAGAGGAAATTACCTACTAGTGAACAGGTATGATTATTGCCCTCTTCaactttaatattttaatatttttttggttttctttcataattttacaATGAGAGTTTCTGTTTCATAACCTTCTACTATTTCAGACCCCTTTtgtagtatatttttttattttaattttttttctgagGCTTCGGGTGGTGGTGGCTTACATGCTTAGTCACTGTTGGTTTAAGAGGTTTTGGTTTGCTCATTGTTGAAAAAGTTTGCTTCTTTTTCTGCTTGAGAGTTCAGCCTAACAAATAATGGCTAATGCCTTACATGGAAGAAATTGTAGCAGATTGGGACTTGGGATTTGAAGCATTATTTTTGTTTTGTCTATAGTGTTAGAATATTTATTCAGAAAACTTTGGAGGAATCTATAGTTATTGTTTCATGAGAGATATTAGAGATGTATGATCTATCATGATGTGGTATCTAGCCAGTGATTTTTTCTTGATTCaagagtttttttttctttgaattaatggGAAAGTAAAGAGATGTGGCCTACTACTGGTCCCCTTGTTTTCATGATTTGGCTGTCCTATGTGTAATTAAGTTGTTAAATATCATACTCATAATCTTTTTTTGCCTCAAGAGGTTACTAATTCCCACGAATGATTAAAGTACTTGGATTTAGTGGTAATTTGAGTTTAGTGTCTCTCTAATACACACTTCTGATTGTTTGTTAAACTCTAAACCTTTTCTCCTTTTAAATGAACCATTAATTattcttttaatatatatatatatttttcttttttatgaaaTAAGAATAACTCATTAATCAAGTTACACACTTAAAAAATAAATGTTTATGAATTAGAGGTTTAATTTAAGATTTTTACTATCAAATTTTTACTCTCAAACAGAACCTGCATATATCATTACACAAAACTAGTATTTActtttttctatctttgtttgccATGTCATATACTAATcaatatatacaataataaaattgaaaacaGTGTTTGTTTGCTTGAACTGAATCTTGTGTTTGCTTGGTTGCTACTGAATCTTATTAGTGTTGATTTAAgtctattttttttaatacagGCTTTTAATAGTTGTGTTTTCGCTGCTGTTGCTGCTGCCACATCTCTTGGTTTGCTTCTGCTCTGGTACTGCCATTGCTGCAAGGGTACGGATTTAGTTTCTGCGGTGCTAGTTGACTAGCTACTatctttattttagtttaattttaaaaattctgaCAGCTTCTGTGGAGGCAACAATGCTAATGTGATCGTGGTTATTTATGTCGTAACCTCGTATAACTTATTATAGTTATAACTTATTTGTTTTGTAATAGAACCTCTATCATTAAAGGTCATGTGATCGTGGTTATGTATACTACTTAATAGAACCTCTATCATTAGAGGTCATGTAATAGATCAGAACCTCTATCATTAGAGGTTATGTATACTACTTAATTTGTTATTCATGTTATGTATACTACTTAAGTGCTTTCTCGAGGCAGTCACTTCAAGGCTTTCTTTAAGAATtgctaaatatatataattttaaaattatatatgaattttgcacGAAATATTAAgaagattaataaaaaaaattctgacCAAACTTATGGGCACGCTTAAAAAGGGTGGCTATACCTTAATTTTGGGCTCAACAAGCACACTTAATAAGCGTGGCCATAACTTGGCAACCGGCACGTTTTAAAAGCGTACCCATATCCTCATGTACTGCCACGTTTTCTAAGCGTACCTATATCCTCATACGTTTACCCTATTGGCacgtttaaaaagtgtagccaaatCTTCCCCTATCGGTACGCTTTTAAAGAGTACCCAAAACATACATTCtgggacgttttaaaagcgtggcgatacgTGCATTTTTCGGTACGCTTATAAAGCGTACCTATAGGTTAAGACCTATGGCCACgtttttaagcgtggcaagaaaagaaAGCGTGCCAACaaaaaaagcgtgccgatagatccacaaaagcgtggcgatagagcaaccggcacgctggcagatgtgaccctttcaaaagcgtgccgatagctcaaaaaagcgtggcaaaaaactatcggcacgcttttttgcactttttggcacgcttttaaagcgtggcaaaaagcttattttcttgtagtgtctatTGTTGCTTCTGTCtgaggcataaaaatactcattgtcggccactgtctctataacatcaatggcttcttcaatggtcttcttcttgttaaggGAACCTCCAAATGAGTATTCTACAGCTTTCTTTGATTCACAATTCaacccttcataaaagatatgaagttgcacccactcattaaacatatcagggggcattttcttgtcaaatctttgaatctctcccaggcttcataaataGTCTCACCATCTTACTGTCTGAATGTCTGCACTTTAGTTCTCAGTCTGTTTACTTTTTGTGGAGGGTAGAACCTTGCTAAGAATctattcaccacatcttcccaggttgtcaagctcTCTTTGGAAAATGATTCTAGCCATTTTGTtgctttgtccctcaaagaaaatggaaacaatagcaatctataggtgtcaggatgaacgtCATTAGATTTAACCGTATCATAGATCCTTAGAAATGTAGAGAGAtgctgattagggtcttcttgggcacttcctccaaaagaacaattgttttgcacaagagtgatgagctgaggcttcaatttGAAATTATTAGCATGAatagttggcttttgaatgctgctaccacagttccatgggtttggattgatgtaagagcccataACTCTCCTCTCTTCTCCAGCAGGGTTGGTTGCGCCTCCTCTGGCATGATTGTTCATCtctccttcatgatggttttccatatcatcctccatggttATATCCAAGTCTTCCTCCTTTTCCTCTGCACCAATGGCCTTCTTTCCTCttacttccctccttaatctcaggaaggttctctctggttcaCTGTCAAAAGAGGTTGAAAcccctcttctacctgtcatacaagtaCCAAAATAAGTAGCGACCAGCAAGTGAAGATTTCAAAGTTAATGAAAAAGTGTCATTACAGCAATTgaggcaattaatcaaacagttaatgaGTTAGTGGATTAGTTTTGCTGGAAATtaaggaaataaagaaaaataagagaaacaactaaaattgcagaaagtaattgTAACAgcagaaattgaaatttaattaacaaaagaaaagaaaaatgcccaatttagttatcctccaatttaataattgtcaatacaaaactaatccccggcaacggcgccataaacttgatatcctgaaaactgtctctcaacaattttttaccggcaagtgcaccggattgtcgtcaagtaaaaactcactgtagagtgaggtcgaatcccatagggattggttggttgatcaatgttaattggagaattgttctagttgaacAAAATCAGAATTGAATtggaattgcagaaagtaaaattggtgagaaacttaaattgcagataattaaagtgcagaagcttaaattgcaagaaattaaaagggaatggagatttagcatgaaattaaaaaaGCAGAATATAaacagaatgggtaagatcagagtagGGGATTCATTGGATTTCAGGAGATATTGAACTCTCCGGATCaactcattttcatttcttcctcAAAGCATGAATAATTtctctaatctctctaagcatgaataaTTTCCCCAATGTCTtagctcaccaatctctctaagcatgaataatttcccaatgtcttgatttaattgctcatgggaagagatgaaatTCGCTCACTGATtagaccacacaaattcatagatcaaagtattggtaggattaaatgtcacaatatccatccaatcCCCAATTTAAtctaatgtgagaaagcaattctagcatgaattcctcatccctctctcaaggatcagaggaattccaattatggatagcttctctatCAAGACAACTA from Arachis ipaensis cultivar K30076 chromosome B09, Araip1.1, whole genome shotgun sequence includes these protein-coding regions:
- the LOC107615716 gene encoding uncharacterized protein LOC107615716 translates to MNFKEKVRGSMKSRGEIIKNLESQVGHLSQQISKSTDSFPSDNEKNPRGKMKKVRWEECKAVTLANEEILEEDTSKPTEHSQGSSQGNLEKKEQGNGSVQRKEPTRKEMLKPYVPRAPFPQRLMGGEKENSYLRFLVMFASLSVNIPFIKTLQQMPTYIKCVKELLTKKGTLKGGQTVMMNKECSALIKKDLPLKKKDPGSFHIPCAIGDTRINRGFCDLGASINVMPLSLMKRLQINELRSTDVFIQLADKT
- the LOC110267030 gene encoding uncharacterized protein LOC110267030, producing the protein MVLLSLIFSNPALVVVLLASLCVAVLLASHPTSGIKYPPCYKDISFWINESFTETNLCELVKGIAGDLVEEAFNSCVFAAVAAATSLGLLLLWYCHCCKGTDLVSAVLVD